GAATTCGCTTTGAAACTCGGCGTTTTTTTGTAATTTCGCTTCTTTAAAACAACAAAGGTAAAGCCCGTGGCAAAGAAGATAGCAGAGACACCGATGATGAAGCAGTATGTCGAGATCAAGAAGAAACATCCCGATGCCATCCTGCTGTTCCGCGTGGGCGACTTTTACGAGACCTTCTCCGACGACGCCATCATCGCCGCCGAGATCCTGGGTATCACCCTCACACGCCGTGCCAACGGCGCCGCTCAGTTCGTGGAGCTGGCCGGATTCCCCCACCACGCGCTCGACACCTACCTCCCCAAGCTGGTGCGTGCCGGGAAGAGGGTGGCGATTTGCGACCAGCTGGAAGATCCCAAACTGACCAAGAAGCTGGTGAAGAGGGGTATCACCGAACTGGTGACTCCGGGCGTCTCCATCAACGACACCATTCTGAACCACCGGGAGAACAACTTCCTCGGTTCCCTGCACATGGGTAAAAACAACCGCTACGGCATCGCCTTCCTCGATATCTCCACCGGCGAGTTCCTCACAACAGAGGGGGAAAGAGCCGAGATTGACAAGCTGCTTGCCGGCTTCTCACCAAAAGAGCTTTTGGTGGAGCGGGGCAACAGGAGAAAGGTGGAGGAGACCTTCGGCAACGCTTGGCTTCTCTCGGAGCAGGAGGACTGGATATTCACCGAGGAGGCTGCACGCGACCGCCTGCTCAACCACTTCGGAACCAAGAGTCTGAAGGGATTCGGCGTGGAACACCTTCCCCTTGGCATCATTGCATCAGGGGCGATTCTCCACTACATGGACCTCACGCAACACACCCAGATAGGACATATCAACGCACTGGGGCGGATTGAGGAGGAGCGCTACATGCGGCTCGACCGCTTCACAGTGCGCAGCCTCGAACTGGTAACCCCGATGAACGAGGGGGGTAAGACGCTGCTGAGCGTGTTGGACAAAACCCTCTCCCCCATGGGATCGCGCCTGCTGCGGCGATGGCTGCTGTTCCCACTGAAAGAGGAGAAGGAGATCAACGAGCGGCTCAACGTGGTGGAGAACTTCTTCCGGCAGCCGGAGCTGAAAGCGCTGCTCACAGAACAGATTGCGCTGATAGGCGACCTGGAGCGAATCATCTCCAAGGCGGCAGTGGGTCGCATCACTCCCCGTGAGGTGGTGCAACTCAAGGTGGCGCTCACTGCCCTGGAGCCGATCCGCGAGGCGTTCCTCACCTCTGGCAACAAGAGCCTGGAGGAGATGGGGAGGAAAATGGATCCCTGCACGACCTTGAGCGAGCGCATTGAAAAAGAGATCACCGCCGATCCCCCGGCACTGATGCACAAGGGTGGGTTCATCGGCAAAGGGGTTGACACTGAACTGGATGAACTGCGACAGATTGCCTACAGCGGCAAGGACTACCTGATGCAACTGCAGCAACGTGAAAGCGAGCGCACCGGGATTCCCTCGCTGAAAGTGGCCTTCAACAATGTCTTTGGCTACTACATCGAGGTACGCAACACCCACAGGGAGAAGGTGCCGGAGGGTTGGATCAGGAAACAGACGCTGGTGAGCGCCGAACGTTACATCACCGAAGAGTTGAAAGTGTATGAGGAAAAAATCCTGGGTGCGGAGGAAAAGATCATCGCCCTGGAGAACCGTATCTATGCCGCCCTGGTAGAAGATATCCTCAACTATATCCCGGCCATACAGGTCGACGCCGCCCTCATCGCACGGATCGACTGCCTCCTGGCATTCGCTACTGCTGCCGGTCAGTACCGTTACATCCGCCCGATGATCAACCGCTCCGATACCATCGAGATCCACAACGGTCGCCACCCGGTGATCGAGCGGGAGCTGCCCCCCGATGAACCCTATATCGCCAACGACCTCTTCCTCGACAACGACACGCAGCAGATCATCATCATCACCGGCCCCAACATGTCGGGTAAGTCGGCACTGCTGCGTCAGACTGCCCTCATCACCCTGATGGCGCAGATCGGATCCTTCGTGCCCGCGGAATCGGCCACTATCGGGCTGGTGGACAAGATCTTCACCCGTGTGGGAGCCTCCGACAACATCGCCCTGGGCGAGTCCACCTTCATGGTGGAGATGAACGAGGCGGCCAGCATCCTCAACAACCTCTCCGAGAGGAGCCTCATCCTCTTTGACGAACTGGGACGCGGCACCAGCACCTACGACGGCATCTCCATTGCCTGGGCCATCGTGGAATATATCCACGAGCACCCGCGGGCACGGGCCAAGACACTCTTCGCTACCCACTACCACGAGCTCAACGAGATGGAGAAGTCGTTCAAGCGGATCAAGAACTACAACGTGGCGGTGAAGGAGATCGACAACAGGGTGATCTTCCTCCGCAAGCTGATGCCCGGTGGCAGCGAGCATAGCTTCGGGATCCACGTGGCCCGCATGGCCGGGATGCCGCAGAGCATCACCCGCCGCGCCGACGCCATCCTGGGTGAGATGGAGTCGAACGGCAGGAAAGAGGGAATCAGCAAACCGATCAACGACTTCATCGGCAAGCGCGAAGGGTACCAGCTCAGCTTCTTCCAGCTCGACGACCCCATCCTGTGTCAGGTGCGCGATGAGATCCTCAACCTCGACGTCAACAACCTGACACCCATCGAAGCACTCAACAAACTAAACGAGATCAAGAAAATTGTAAAAGGTAAATAAAAGAGCTCCCGCATGCTGCTGAACGACGAAAGAGATGCAGCATAACAGGGAGCATCCTACCCCACAGGCATGTACAACGAAACAAACCACAACGAGACAATGCGCGCCGGCCGCATAGAGGTGATCTGCGGATCCATGTTTTCCGGCAAGACCGAGGAACTACTGCGCCGCTTGCGTCGCGCACGCATCGCCCGCCAGAAGGTGGAGATCTTCAAACCTGCACTCGACACCCGCTACTCGCAGGAAGAGGTTGTGTCGCACGACCGCAATGCCATCCTCTCCACCCCCGTGGAGCACTCCAGCAACATCCTGCTCCTCTCCTCCGGCGTGGAGGTGGTGGGCATCGACGAGGCACAGTTCTTCGACGAGGGACTGATCGACGTCTGCCAGCAACTGGCCGACCAGGGGGTGCGGGTGATCATCGCCGGCCTCGACATGGATTTCCGGCGAGTCCCCTTCGGCCCGATCCCGGGGCTCTGTGCCATTGCCGACGACGTGATCAAGGTACACGCCATCTGCGTGCGCTGCGGCAGCCTGGCGAGCTACTCCCACCGGCTGGTGAAGAACGACCGTCAGATCATGCTGGGCGAGACCGAAGAGTACCAGCCCCTATGCAGGGAATGCTACCGAAAGGCAACCACATGAGCGAAGCACAAACATACAGTTTTTTAATTCGATGTTAAACAAATAGTTTGGAGGATTGTTATTCCTTGAAGAGATTCATTTCAGGAACTGAAAGAGAATTGACAATTATTCATTAAAAACTACGACTTATGAAACTGAAAAAAATCTTTTTTGCAGTGCTTCTTATCACTGCTTTTACCACTACACTCCATGCACAAGGCTACAACTCCGCATTTGGTGTGCGCCTGGGTTATGACAATGGTCTTACCCTGAAGAAATTCTTCGCGCCGGCCAGTGCTGCCGAATTCATCCTTTCCGCCTCTCCCCGCCACTTCCAGCTCACAGGCCTTTACGAATACCAGCAGCCAGTGGCAGGTGCACCCAACCTGGACTGGTATCTCGGTATCGGTGCCCACCTGGGTGGTATCCACAAGGACAGGGACAATTATGATGGAGCCCTCCTGCTGGGTGCAGATGTGATTGCCGGTCTGGAATATATCTTTCCCAGCGCCCCCTTCACGGCCTCACTCGACTGGAAACCGTCGGTAAACTTCACCAACGACTACAACGATTACTGGTATAGCGGCTTCGCACTCAGCTTCCGTTACACCTTCAGATAATTGCTGCACAGTACATAATTACAGGACCGCTCTCAATCGAGAGCGGTTTTTTTTGCCATAGTCATCATAAAAAGTGGTATTTTTGTACCCATGCAATTGAAGAGAGAAGAAAACAAAAAAGCGTCATTCCTCGACAACCTGAACGAGGCACAGCGAGCCGCCGTAGAGTTTTGCGACGGACCCTCGCTGGTAATCGCCGGTGCAGGCTCGGGAAAAACACGCGTACTCACCTATAAGATCGCCTGGCTATTGGAGCAGGGTCTCCCACCCTATTACCTCCTGGCACTTACCTTCACCAACAAAGCAGCCAGAGAGATGAAGAGCCGTATTGCCGAGCTGGTGGGAGAGAAACAGGCGCGCCGACTCTGGATGGGAACCTTCCATTCAATTTTCTCCCGCATTCTGCGCAACGATGCAGAAGCGATCGGTTTTCAGTCCAATTTCACCATCTTCGATGCCTCCGACTCCAAGAACCTGGTCAAGCTGATTATCCGGGAGATGGAGCTTGATGACAAACAATACAAGCCTGGAGGCGTACACAACCAGATCTCCAGGGCGAAGAACAGCCTGATCACCCCCGCTATGTATGCCGCCAACAGTGAATTACTCGACTACGACCGACAGGCACGCCGTCCGGCCATCAGTGAGATTTACAGCCGCTACCAGCAACGACTACGGTCAGGCAATAGCATGGATTTCGACGACCTCCTGCTCTACACAAACATCCTCTTCCGCGACCATGCCGAAATACTGGAGCGCTACCGCAACCAATTTCAGTTCATCCTGGTGGATGAGTACCAAGATACCAATTTCGCACAGCATCTCATCGTGAAACAACTGGCAGACAAACACCACCGCGTCTGCGTGGTGGGTGACGATGCCCAGAGCATCTACTCCTTTCGTGGTGCGAACATCGACAATATCCTGAAATTCAAATCCGGATATCCAGAGACCAAGGTGTTCAAGCTGGAACAGAACTACCGCTCCACGCAGAACATCGTGAATGCCGCCAACAGCCTCATCAAGAAGAACAGCGAGCAAATCTTCAAGGAGGTTTTCTCTACCAACGATGTGGGAGAGAAGATTGAGGTGAAGAGTGCGTTCTCCGATTTCGAAGAGGGACTCATCGTCGCCAACAAGATCAGCCGGATGAGGCTCGAGAAGCATGTCGCCTGGAGCGACTTCGCCATCCTCTACCGCACCAATGCACAATCGCGCATCTTTGAGGAGTCGCTGCGCAAGAACAACATCCCCTACCGCATTTATGGTGGACTCTCTTTCTACCAGCGAAAAGAGATCAAGGATGTAATAAGCTACTTCCGGCTGATTGTGAATCCGAACGACGAGGAGGCATTCCGCCGCATCATCAACTACCCCTCCCGCGGGATTGGCGACGTGACGGTCAGCAAGATCTCCTACGCGGCAAGGCAACAACAGGTCAGTCTCTGGCAGGTAGTGGCCTCACCCTCTGTGTACTCACTGGATGTACATAGCGGTACGGCAAAAAAGATTGAAAAATTCCATGCGCTTATCAGTGGATTCATCGAACAGAACGAGAGCCTCAACGCATTTGAACTGGCACAAGAGGTGATCCGCAAGAGCGGCATCGCTGCCGAAGCCTACGAGGACATGACCCCCGAGGGGATGAGCCGCACACAGAACATACAGGAGCTGCTCAACGCCATGAGCGAGTTTGTGTCGACACGACAGGAGCAGGGAGAAGAGCAGAACAGGCTGGTGGACTTCCTCTCGGAGGTCTCGCTGCTCACCGACCAGGATACCGACCGGGAGGCGGAAAACGAGAAGGTGACCCTCATGACGGTTCACTCTGCGAAGGGACTCGAGTTCAGCCATGTCTTCGTGGTGGGGATGGAGGAGGAGCTCTTTCCCTCTGCGATGGCACGCTCAGAGATGCGGGGGCTGGAGGAGGAACGACGTCTCTTCTACGTGGCACTTACAAGAGCGAGGGAGTCCTGCACCATCACCTATGCCAAAAGCCGCTTTCGGAACGGACAGACCAACCCGGCACGGGAGAGTCGTTTCCTGAAGGATATCGACCCTTCCTATCTTGACATGGACAAGCAGACCACCTCCGGCATGGCCCGCACGGCGGAAGCAGACGATTTCTGGGGATCGATGCGGGAACAACGGATGGAAAAAGAACGGGGCTTCACCCCACCGAAAAGAGCTATTCCCCTGCAGCAGACAAACTCATCCATCCCTCTCTCGAAAGAGGCAAAAGAGCTGCAGGAAGGGGATCTCATAGAGCATGAGAGATTTGGACGAGGAGTGGTCACGACCATCGAAATGGGAGGCAGTGACCGGCGTGCTTTCGTCGATTTTGAATCGGCCGGCAAGAAACAGCTGCTGCTCAAGTTCGCTCGCTTCACCATCGTAGGCCGGTCAGAGTAAGTGTTTAACTTTCGTATAAAAAAGAGAACAGCTAAATACAAGAGCTGAGAAGTCTCGCACTGCGAATCAAAGATCCAGAAGGGCTTTCTCCCCGCTGCTGCCGGTGAACAGCAACTCCAGCGGATTCTCCAGCAACTGCTTTACCCGCACTAGGAAACCGACTGAATCTTTGCCGTCAATCACCCTGTGGTCGTACGACAACGCCACATACATCATCGGCCGGATCACCACCTCACCCTCAACGGCTACCGGTCGTTCAAGGATGTTGTGCATTCCCAGGATGGCCGACTGTGGCGGATTGATGATTGGTGTAGACATCATTGAGCCGAAGACACCACCATTGGTCACGGTGAAGGTACCACCGGTCATCTCAGGGATGGAAAGCTTGCCGTTGCGAGCCTTCTCAGCTACCTCAGCGATGGCTTTCTCTATCTCTGCCAGGGTGAGGCTCTCCACGTTACGGATCACCGGCACCATCAGTCCCTTGGGTGCACTCACCGCCACCGAGATATCAGCATAATCGTAGGTCACCAGGTTTTCACCATCCATCATGGCATTCACATTGGGATACTCACGCAAGGCAACCGCACAGGCTTTCAGGAAAAAGGACATCATCCCCAGCTTGATACCATGCTTCTCTACAAACTGGTTTTGATAACGCTTGCGCAGATCCATGATTGGTTTCATATCCACCTCGTTAAAGGTGGTGAGCATGGCAGTCTCATTCTTCACTGATACCAGCCGCTCACTCAGCTTGCGGCGCAATGAGCTCATCCGTTCGCTGCGGCTCTCCCTGTTCACAGGTTGACGCAATCCGACGGGACTGTGAAGATTACCGGCCGACATCGCAGCCTCCACATCTTCACCTCTGAGACGACGGAGTCCCTGAATCACATCCTCCACAGAGAGACCGTTCTCCTCCATCATCTTTGCAGCCAAGGGCGTCACCTTTACCTCCTCGTAAGCGGTACTCTCTGACGTGGTTGTCGGCCCCTTCTCTGCGGGTACAACCTCTTTCTCCGGCTCGGGTGTTGCAACTTTCTCTGCCTTTTCTCCCGATGGTGCGTCAACAGATGCCTCTGTCTCCGGGGCCTCTGCTGTTGCTGTCTCCTCCGGAGCTACAGATGTATCGATCACGCAGGCAACTACACCCACCTCCAGCATCTCTCCCTCAGGAGCTTTGAAAGTGATTTTTCCACTTTCGTCAGCAACCAGCATCAGGGTTGCCTTTTCTGATTCCAGTTCGGCAATCTCGCTGTTCTTCCTAACAACAGACCCGTCGGTCACCAACCAGCGCGTCAGTTCTACATGAGTGATTGATTCTCCGGGACTTGGTATTTTAATCTCTACTTGTGCCATTATTCTTTAATTGAGATAGATTGAATGAAGTTGATTCTGAGATGGGGCTGCCTCAGTGAGTTGTGGTATCAATTGCCTGTTGGATGATCGCAGCCTGATTAATCTTGTGCAGCGCCGTCAGACCTTCGGCAGTAACACCGCTGGCGGGCCTTCCTATAAGCCTTAGACGACAGTCGCCCAGCTGCTGCTTCACGAAGGTGGCAGCACCCATGTTAAGCGGCTCCTCTTGTACCCATACCCATTCAACATCTGAGGGATAGCCGGCTGTGATTTCAAGCAGCTGTTTCTCAGGGAAAGGATAGAGTTGTTCGATCCGGATGATTGCCACATCATCCTTTTCCGCTTCACGCCGTGCAGACTCCAGTTCGTAATAAATTTTCCCGCTGCAGAGAAGGATTCTCCTCACTTTCGAGCGATCATCGGTAAGATGATCCCCGATTGCCTCACGGAAGCTTCCCTCGGTGAATTCATCCAGCGAAGAGACACACTCCGGATGACGCAGCAGACTCTTTGGCGTGAAGAGGATCAGCGGTACCCTGATATCGCGATGGAGCTGCCGCCTCAACACATGGAAGAGGTTGGCAGGTGTGGTGCAGTTCACCACCTGCAGGTTGAGGTTGGCACAAAGAGTCAGAAACCGCTCCATGCGACCGCTCGAGTGCTCGGCGCCCTGCCCCTCGTAACCATGAGGCAGCAGCATCACCAGTCCCGACTTGATGCCCCACTTCTCCTGGGCGGCAGCGATGTACTGGTCCACGATCACTTGTCCCACGTTGTAAAAGTCACCAAACTGAGCTTCCCAGATGGTAAGCCCATCAGGATGAGCCAGCGCGTAGCCATATTCAAATCCCAGGATCCCGTACTCGTTCAGGGGCGAATTGTAAACACGTACGGCAGCCTGCTCCCCCCCCAGGTTTTTGAGAGGGAAATATTTTTCTTTGCCGTCTTCGGTGATGATCTCGGCATGACGGTGCGAGAAGGTGCCCCTTTCAGAGTCCTGGCCGCTCAGCCTCACCGTATGCTTCTCCCATGCCAAAGAGGCATAAGCCATCAGTTCACCCATGGCCCAGTCGTACCTATCTTCGCTGATCATGGCAGCACGCTGGGCAAACAGACGCACGGTCTTGTTGAAAAATTTCTTATCTGCCGGCAGGGTGGTAATCCGCTCTGCCAGTTGCAGGAAGAGTTCCTTCGGGATCTTCGTGTCAGTGGAACGCTCGAAATCAGTTGCCTCCGGTAAACGAATTCCCTCGTATTTGCCAGCGAAGAATGGTTGCAGGTTAAGTCGGCTGGTAGAAAGTGATGCTTCATAATCATCCTCAAGCCTCTGGTGAAAAGCTGCCACACGCTCATCGAACGCCTGCCGGGTAATCACCCCTTCTTCGATCAGTTTCTCAGCATAGATATCGCGCGGGTTCTTATGCTTCGCAATGATGTCATACAACTCTGGTTGTGTGAAACGGGGTTCATCACCCTCATTGTGACCATACTTGCGGTAAGAGAGCAGGTCGATGAAGACATCGATGTTGAACATCTGACGGAACTCCAGCGCCAGCTTCGCCACGTAGACCATCGCCTCAATGTCATCGCCGTTCACATGGAACACCGGCGACTGTGTCACCTTGGCCACGTCGGTACAGTAGGTGCTAGAGCGCCCCAGCAGGTAACTGGTGGTGAACCCCACCTGGTTGTTGATCACGATGTGAATTGTGCCGCCTGTCTTGTAACCCTGCAGCTTCGAGAACTGAATGGTTTCATAGACCACTCCCTGACCGGCTATGGCGGCATCACCATGCACCAGGATGGGCAGTACTGAATCATCGGTGAAGTCATGTTCATTCTCAAGCTTGGCACGTGCGATACCCTGTACCACAGGCCCAACCGTCTCCAGGTGAGACGGATTGGGGGCTAGGCTGATGGAGATGGTACGCCCCTCGTAGTCAATGGTATTGTTGTACCCAAGGTGGTACTTCACATCACCATACTTGATCTCCTCCTCGTAGTTCTGGGCATTGAACTCGCGAAACACCTGCGAGTAAGGTTTCTTCATGATGTTGGTCAGCACGTTGAGGCGTCCCCGGTGTGCCATCCCCAACACCATCTCGTTCACGTCGTAAGGACCCGCATGGGCAATCATCGCTGCCAGAGCGGGGATGATTGACTCGGAACCCTCAAGCGAGAAACGCTTCTGACCGACAAATTTCTTGTGCAGGTAATCCTCGAAACCAGAGGCTTCGATCAGTCGGTCGAGGATCTGCAGCTTCGCCTCCTTTGTAAAGGTCTCTCTGTTCCGGCTGCTCTCCATCCTTACCTGCAACCACTGCACGATTTCCGGCTTGGTCATGTAACGATATTCTACACCTATCGATTTGCAGTAAGTGGCTTCCAGATGTTCAATGATGCTGCGCAGGGTTGTCCTCCCCAGACCGACCTCTTTTCCCGCCTCAAATAAGGTGTCAAGATCGCTCTCCGAGAGATCAAAATTTTCAATGTCGAGCGTGGGGGAGTAACTGCGGCGGGTGCGCACGGGATTTGTTTTGGTGAAGAGATGACCACGCCGCCTGTAACCGTTAATCAACCGCATCACAGCGATCTCCTTGGGTGAGTGTCCGTTCAACTCTTTCGACGCAACAGGTTTTGTGGGGAAATTGGCAACAGCCAAATCAAATCCCTGAAAGAAAAAGCGAAAACTTTCATCTACCGCCTCGGGTGATTCCTTATATTTCTGATACAAA
This genomic window from Dysgonomonadaceae bacterium zrk40 contains:
- the mutS gene encoding DNA mismatch repair protein MutS, which gives rise to MMKQYVEIKKKHPDAILLFRVGDFYETFSDDAIIAAEILGITLTRRANGAAQFVELAGFPHHALDTYLPKLVRAGKRVAICDQLEDPKLTKKLVKRGITELVTPGVSINDTILNHRENNFLGSLHMGKNNRYGIAFLDISTGEFLTTEGERAEIDKLLAGFSPKELLVERGNRRKVEETFGNAWLLSEQEDWIFTEEAARDRLLNHFGTKSLKGFGVEHLPLGIIASGAILHYMDLTQHTQIGHINALGRIEEERYMRLDRFTVRSLELVTPMNEGGKTLLSVLDKTLSPMGSRLLRRWLLFPLKEEKEINERLNVVENFFRQPELKALLTEQIALIGDLERIISKAAVGRITPREVVQLKVALTALEPIREAFLTSGNKSLEEMGRKMDPCTTLSERIEKEITADPPALMHKGGFIGKGVDTELDELRQIAYSGKDYLMQLQQRESERTGIPSLKVAFNNVFGYYIEVRNTHREKVPEGWIRKQTLVSAERYITEELKVYEEKILGAEEKIIALENRIYAALVEDILNYIPAIQVDAALIARIDCLLAFATAAGQYRYIRPMINRSDTIEIHNGRHPVIERELPPDEPYIANDLFLDNDTQQIIIITGPNMSGKSALLRQTALITLMAQIGSFVPAESATIGLVDKIFTRVGASDNIALGESTFMVEMNEAASILNNLSERSLILFDELGRGTSTYDGISIAWAIVEYIHEHPRARAKTLFATHYHELNEMEKSFKRIKNYNVAVKEIDNRVIFLRKLMPGGSEHSFGIHVARMAGMPQSITRRADAILGEMESNGRKEGISKPINDFIGKREGYQLSFFQLDDPILCQVRDEILNLDVNNLTPIEALNKLNEIKKIVKGK
- a CDS encoding thymidine kinase yields the protein MYNETNHNETMRAGRIEVICGSMFSGKTEELLRRLRRARIARQKVEIFKPALDTRYSQEEVVSHDRNAILSTPVEHSSNILLLSSGVEVVGIDEAQFFDEGLIDVCQQLADQGVRVIIAGLDMDFRRVPFGPIPGLCAIADDVIKVHAICVRCGSLASYSHRLVKNDRQIMLGETEEYQPLCRECYRKATT
- a CDS encoding UvrD-helicase domain-containing protein, which produces MQLKREENKKASFLDNLNEAQRAAVEFCDGPSLVIAGAGSGKTRVLTYKIAWLLEQGLPPYYLLALTFTNKAAREMKSRIAELVGEKQARRLWMGTFHSIFSRILRNDAEAIGFQSNFTIFDASDSKNLVKLIIREMELDDKQYKPGGVHNQISRAKNSLITPAMYAANSELLDYDRQARRPAISEIYSRYQQRLRSGNSMDFDDLLLYTNILFRDHAEILERYRNQFQFILVDEYQDTNFAQHLIVKQLADKHHRVCVVGDDAQSIYSFRGANIDNILKFKSGYPETKVFKLEQNYRSTQNIVNAANSLIKKNSEQIFKEVFSTNDVGEKIEVKSAFSDFEEGLIVANKISRMRLEKHVAWSDFAILYRTNAQSRIFEESLRKNNIPYRIYGGLSFYQRKEIKDVISYFRLIVNPNDEEAFRRIINYPSRGIGDVTVSKISYAARQQQVSLWQVVASPSVYSLDVHSGTAKKIEKFHALISGFIEQNESLNAFELAQEVIRKSGIAAEAYEDMTPEGMSRTQNIQELLNAMSEFVSTRQEQGEEQNRLVDFLSEVSLLTDQDTDREAENEKVTLMTVHSAKGLEFSHVFVVGMEEELFPSAMARSEMRGLEEERRLFYVALTRARESCTITYAKSRFRNGQTNPARESRFLKDIDPSYLDMDKQTTSGMARTAEADDFWGSMREQRMEKERGFTPPKRAIPLQQTNSSIPLSKEAKELQEGDLIEHERFGRGVVTTIEMGGSDRRAFVDFESAGKKQLLLKFARFTIVGRSE
- the odhB gene encoding 2-oxoglutarate dehydrogenase complex dihydrolipoyllysine-residue succinyltransferase, encoding MAQVEIKIPSPGESITHVELTRWLVTDGSVVRKNSEIAELESEKATLMLVADESGKITFKAPEGEMLEVGVVACVIDTSVAPEETATAEAPETEASVDAPSGEKAEKVATPEPEKEVVPAEKGPTTTSESTAYEEVKVTPLAAKMMEENGLSVEDVIQGLRRLRGEDVEAAMSAGNLHSPVGLRQPVNRESRSERMSSLRRKLSERLVSVKNETAMLTTFNEVDMKPIMDLRKRYQNQFVEKHGIKLGMMSFFLKACAVALREYPNVNAMMDGENLVTYDYADISVAVSAPKGLMVPVIRNVESLTLAEIEKAIAEVAEKARNGKLSIPEMTGGTFTVTNGGVFGSMMSTPIINPPQSAILGMHNILERPVAVEGEVVIRPMMYVALSYDHRVIDGKDSVGFLVRVKQLLENPLELLFTGSSGEKALLDL
- a CDS encoding 2-oxoglutarate dehydrogenase E1 component; the protein is MNAKNELGNMDIEALEALYQKYKESPEAVDESFRFFFQGFDLAVANFPTKPVASKELNGHSPKEIAVMRLINGYRRRGHLFTKTNPVRTRRSYSPTLDIENFDLSESDLDTLFEAGKEVGLGRTTLRSIIEHLEATYCKSIGVEYRYMTKPEIVQWLQVRMESSRNRETFTKEAKLQILDRLIEASGFEDYLHKKFVGQKRFSLEGSESIIPALAAMIAHAGPYDVNEMVLGMAHRGRLNVLTNIMKKPYSQVFREFNAQNYEEEIKYGDVKYHLGYNNTIDYEGRTISISLAPNPSHLETVGPVVQGIARAKLENEHDFTDDSVLPILVHGDAAIAGQGVVYETIQFSKLQGYKTGGTIHIVINNQVGFTTSYLLGRSSTYCTDVAKVTQSPVFHVNGDDIEAMVYVAKLALEFRQMFNIDVFIDLLSYRKYGHNEGDEPRFTQPELYDIIAKHKNPRDIYAEKLIEEGVITRQAFDERVAAFHQRLEDDYEASLSTSRLNLQPFFAGKYEGIRLPEATDFERSTDTKIPKELFLQLAERITTLPADKKFFNKTVRLFAQRAAMISEDRYDWAMGELMAYASLAWEKHTVRLSGQDSERGTFSHRHAEIITEDGKEKYFPLKNLGGEQAAVRVYNSPLNEYGILGFEYGYALAHPDGLTIWEAQFGDFYNVGQVIVDQYIAAAQEKWGIKSGLVMLLPHGYEGQGAEHSSGRMERFLTLCANLNLQVVNCTTPANLFHVLRRQLHRDIRVPLILFTPKSLLRHPECVSSLDEFTEGSFREAIGDHLTDDRSKVRRILLCSGKIYYELESARREAEKDDVAIIRIEQLYPFPEKQLLEITAGYPSDVEWVWVQEEPLNMGAATFVKQQLGDCRLRLIGRPASGVTAEGLTALHKINQAAIIQQAIDTTTH